The Acropora muricata isolate sample 2 chromosome 4, ASM3666990v1, whole genome shotgun sequence genome contains the following window.
ATGAAGTTGCTACCAAAATACTAAACaatattgcaataataatatgaTAACTTTAATTGACTTTTAAGCTCTTGATCAAAttgttgttctgcgcaaaaatgCACTGTTACAATAGTATTAGTTAACTGTAGCAGTAACTTGGGAAACCATGGATAATACATTTAACAGTCTATTTAAATGTATTATAACAAGGTATGTACACACAGTAGGAAATCGTATTGAAGCAAGCTGCTAGTAATCAATGCGTTTTCGTTGGTACAGTAAAATgtgaaatgaaatttattttagAGTTCAAACAGCCCTTGGAATCATGTACACATCACAACATTTCCAAGATCAAGGAAAGGAAGCTGCTGTCTTCCTGCTGAGCaacaaatcacaaaaaaatttttttccttccaaaaattgaacaatttttCATGAGTGAACCATTGCTCTATTTGAAAAGTATATGAAAGTAGTAACTTGCAAGGGTTGAGGACAGCTCcaaatctcaacaaaaattACTGATAGTTAGGTACATAAATAGAAAGAAGGTTAATGTGTGCCATCACTTAAAGAGATATATTTttaaacaaagatttcttttgcTATTTAGGTAACTTTTTCCCTTCGGTTTCAATGCATAAATTTTGGTatcttttttaaatcttttggTATGTATCTGTTCCTTCTGTGATagaaatataataattaaaGTTGTTTTTTATATCATTATTGTTCAAATAAGTAACACTATAATTATTGTCATTCTTCTAATAATTACTATTTTAATTGGATGAACCTCTAATTACCTACAAAACTATTGCATGAAAGTAACCAGGAAAAAAAGGGAGGTAAATAGTATACTGGTTGATgagtaaaataatttattatggtTAATGGTATGTGACCTGAATTGATGGCATCAGGTTTTATTTAATGCTGATTCTATTTACTCAGCCTTTCAAGGTCATTAATCATGGCTCTATTTTACCCACGATAAGGACACAAAGTCTTGTTTTCTCGCCTACAAATAACGCAGATGTGTAGCTGCAATGGCTGAAGGAATAAAGACCCTATTAAAACATGGCAAAGTTTGATGCTTTATACATGTAGCACAGTACAGCTCTTATCTCCTGGCTACAAAGCAACACCCAATGAATTCAGGGTTGTGATTTGCATCATTAGGCTGAtttcttatgttaattttcCAACTGAATGTCCAttgcaataataaaaataaagttaatGATCATGCAAAACCTTTAACATTATTTGGTATTGTCACTTGCAACATTAAAGTCCCTTGTTGAAATACACAGTTTTAATTCTTGGATGATGTTTTCTGATTGCTTGTTGAGCCTCAGGTTCAAGGTTATCCACCAACATTGaactgcaacaaaaaaattattattatattcacAAGTCCTTAGAGGATCAAGAATGGGTGACACTACAAATTAAGAGCCATCTTCCCACTAACATCACGCCAGATCAAGAACTTATCAACACCAAGTCACAATAAACTTCTTAGCTTTGGCCTCCTAAAGAAATTATTAACTAAAACAAAATGTTAATGTCTAATATAATTATGTAGTTAATGATCATGCTATTGTAGACTACTAACCATCTCTGAGGAAAAAGTGAACATGCAGCAGGAACCATGAAGCACAAACTAAAACAACAATCAACATCACAAGAATCATTGGTAAAAATAATATATTCTAATATAAATTGAACTCCATCTTCCATTACAAAAGCTCTATAGTAAtttataaaatattaataataataatattaatatgtaAATAATACTTAGTGTTGTCTAAAAATTACACATTCTATACATAATTATGTGGAACTGTTCCAAATTAGGAGGTAGGCAGTTAAGTAACGGTAacggtaatgcatttatatagcgcattttctatgttgataaatatagagtaaacagctgtgtttcgagtttgaaaaaatggcatatttagtactttttaatttttacaagtaagaatttaagtttgtatgaaaagtagtgggtcatatattgcaaattaaaacaaaaatttgggtttatcaaacgagttgataaaggttgaattaccaccgtgaaagatttagaaagctgacgtttcgagcgttagcccttcgtcattcgctctgacgaagggctaacgctcgaaacgtcagctttctaaatctttcacggtggtaattcaacctttatcaactcgtttgataaacccaaatttttgttttcatctctcccaccgacgcagcaccacagtttctttagaaactagaaattcatttattgcaaattaagtttgttttcaagaatttgttaataaagttattatgtTATTATATAACTGTTCCAAAGCATAGCCTTTGGTAACAGAAAATAGAGGTCCTGGGTGACAAAAATGATGAGCATGCAACATCCAAAAAAATTTAACTACGTCTATGTTTTATTGTGTTGCTTCATTAATTTACAGTCTCCAAAACAAAAAGGATCCTCAAAAATATTTGAACTGGTTTCTTCCACATAATGTTTGACTGTAAATCTAATATCTCTTGTTCCTACcaagaaacaataattgttattactattattattattattattattattattattattattaatttatcatGACTTAATTACCTGACACCACAGAGAAGCATTTGAAGAGGCCCATGTATTGGTTTAATGCGCTGtcgaaacaaaaataaaatttaatcaTGTATCTATAATAGTTTTTGTCAATGGAGCTAAACCTTCCTTACCTTTGTATATAATTCATCTACAACACTAatttatcattaactttttggaaACATCTAAAAAAGGAAGAAACTAACCCTCACTGCCTAAAATTGATTTGAAGAAATGGATGTACAGTATACATACAAACCTGCATAATGTGATATTTCTCTATCTTTTCCATTATAATAGGTATAAGAACTGAAAGTAAgggaaaaaattattattattattgttattatgattaCGATTATCATCATTGCTATAATTATCATCTCTACTGTCACAGCCTTTTCTGGTGTTCTTGTTGCACATCAGCCACGCCCAAACCACACAACTACTGTAGGGCATCAGTCATTCAAGTCATACACTGAGCACTTTCTGATGGATTCATGCAGCTCCCAACATGATGATCTTAAGGTTTTCTGTCACTGTAGCTTATAATCTcttattaattttgtcctctcACAGCTAAACTGATTTTTAAAAAGCTTGTAATGTTCAACTGAGGCTGAAGTCACAACCCGTGACCTTGGATGTTCAGTGCATACCTCAAATTCCTAGCCATTCCTGGGGGCATTAGCCTTATGGAGAATTCCAAAGTTCAGACTGGTCTTGCCTAGCCTAGCTAGTCCTGTGAACTGTGAAGTGCCCTTAATGCATgtcattaaaaaataaatattgaatttacaacaattattttttatttgcctACTTACTCATTCCTGGTGCAGCCATTGCTACTCTGGAGATCACAACTTGTGTTATTCCTTTTACTGCTGCCTTCTTGGATTTTCCAAGAGGATTATCATTTTCATCAAATACCACAATACCATCTATGATTTCTCTGTTcgtaaaattaataaaaacaatttatttttaacattcAAGCCCATAAATCATTTACCTAATGTTTAAATACCACAAGATTTACTTAATTGCAAACTGGAATTACTAtgtaattatatatattttcaaTTTGACAGTGATTACTTCAACTAAATTGTCTCTCCTTTTAGAGAATGTTTGCCATCTCATGTAAGTAACAGTACAAATTAAATCATGCTTTTCTTCTCAGCATTGGAATTAACAGGAATTCCAAGTTTAACCATTCCCAGATATTCCAAAATATTCCAAGCCTACAGAAAGTGATTATCATAATTTGCATGTCTTCAGGAATTGTTAGGAATTCCAAGTTCTCCAGGAATTCATTTTGTAATGGTTCCCTTCACCAAGGCACTGGACATGCAATTATctaattattttaaatgaaataCCTAACTGATGTGAATTTTACTTTGCTTTTAATGTACAGTATTTATGCCccatgaattattattatacaatgaACTGTCTGACAACCACAAACACATAAATAGAATTGTTTGGTAATGGTAACAAGAATATGGGTAACTATGATGATAGAAGTCTATGATAATGAAGTGTTGATCTTCAAATGAAACTATGAACTAACCTTTGTCTTGTCAGAGGGATATTGACACAGTTTGCTGAAGCAACCGCAATAAAAGGAACCCAACGAGCTAAAAGTGGAGGTGCTGTCtgtaaaaaatgataaaataatgaAGTGACCAACTAAAGGACTTAAGCACTGGAATCTCAACAAATCATTGTGCATGGAATTAGAAGTACACTGATGTTTCTGCATGAAATGATGTCATACTGTACCATGAAACAATGTTGACCAGGGATCTAAGACAGCCAACAGAAGAGGACAGATTAACCttggaaaaaaattcatgtcTTGATTTAATGTTCTGCAATAGGACCATCTCTTTCCTTTTGATCTGAGTATTTCAGCAAAATTGATTGTTGAAAGCACTTGTCTTTTcagttgcaataattatttacactgaTTAAAGGCCTTGCTGGGGCTTTACCTACCTTGACAAGAGTGTTCAAACCAACTGAAACAGCCACTGCACTTGAAGTTGCAGACACATAAGCTATCCCAATCTGTCTAAAAATAATGTAAGAACTTGCTAGCAACATTACATTGGTTCTGTTGCAAACAGTGCCATCTTCTCTGGATTAACAAAACATCAAGGGCATCAGCTACTGTACAACTGTTTTCATTGTATATGACAACACTTTATATCCCAAAGTGGGGTAAGTGATAAACTGGTGCAATACTAGCCTCAACCTGGTATTGCGCACACAATTTCTTCCGGTCTACCTAAAACATTTCTGGTTTACGTAAGATGAGTTTGTATCTTAACAGGTTCAAAGGCattattaaagtgcatatgacacgaaatttttttttcttatttgttgtagttggatatctatagaaaacgtttcgaagctttaaaagtgctgaaaaaatctaaaaagcactttttttgctttcaaaatacgcgcaatttgccttcaaatttgtcccagagactgggctaagttattcgtgacgtcacattgtgtacctttgccgcgaaggtttgttgctgcagtacttcgtagtggatagatcgtgaattattcccacagctcgttttattcggggcgccagcgacacagcgtcttcctccttttggtttctttcccttttcagccatatttgttgttgcattgaggtacacaatgtgacgtcacgttctgatatcacgtgctattttggccgcgcaatgaccgggacaaatttgaaggcaaattgcacgcattttgaaagcaaaaaaagtgctttttagattttttcagca
Protein-coding sequences here:
- the LOC136914945 gene encoding sideroflexin-2-like, coding for MSTELAFPGQVNLSVPRWDQSTFWGRFKHFLAITDWRKALYTNTQLDEAKELVEAYNKGGKASRVSVDELWHAKHLVDSAFHPDTGEQMNFMGRMSFQVPGGMAITGAMLQWYRTVPAVVFWQWVNQSFNALVNYTNRNAKSTITGKQIGIAYVSATSSAVAVSVGLNTLVKTAPPLLARWVPFIAVASANCVNIPLTRQREIIDGIVVFDENDNPLGKSKKAAVKGITQVVISRVAMAAPGMILIPIIMEKIEKYHIMQRIKPIHGPLQMLLCGVSLCFMVPAACSLFPQRCSMLVDNLEPEAQQAIRKHHPRIKTVYFNKGL